A genome region from Thermomonospora amylolytica includes the following:
- a CDS encoding bifunctional adenosylcobinamide kinase/adenosylcobinamide-phosphate guanylyltransferase, whose protein sequence is MDDMDIELPGTAGPRGWPEPGCRCASCNGLRAEGVAFEPTRVLVDGVPLEDLPRREVPGGYDVRAPGGGRLLYASGPGERPEPAGDVIYDAVLLDLAGCPEHLGLLRHRGAVASATRVFAVHNDHRLPSPGELRRRLGWWARPREGTHRTLLLGGARSGKSAEAELRLLAHPHVTYVATASFGTGDAEWAARVEAHRERRPHWWRTIETTDLAAVLRTGTGALLVDSIGSWLTSVMDRAGAWEDPAAVRPQVDELVAAWRSTAARVVAVSDEVGLSVVPATRAGRLFRDALGEVNRRLAAESEEVALVVAGRIMEAWR, encoded by the coding sequence ATGGACGACATGGACATCGAACTCCCCGGGACCGCCGGGCCCCGCGGCTGGCCCGAACCCGGCTGCCGCTGCGCCTCCTGCAACGGGCTGCGGGCCGAGGGGGTGGCCTTCGAGCCCACCCGCGTACTGGTCGACGGCGTTCCGCTGGAGGATCTGCCCCGCCGTGAGGTGCCCGGCGGGTACGACGTCCGCGCGCCGGGCGGGGGGCGGCTGCTGTACGCGTCCGGCCCCGGGGAGCGTCCCGAGCCCGCCGGCGACGTGATCTATGACGCGGTGCTGCTGGATCTGGCCGGATGCCCCGAGCACCTGGGCCTGCTGCGGCATCGCGGTGCGGTCGCCTCTGCCACGCGGGTGTTCGCCGTTCACAATGACCATCGCCTCCCCTCCCCCGGTGAGCTGCGCCGTCGTCTCGGATGGTGGGCGCGGCCCCGGGAGGGCACGCACCGGACGCTGCTGCTGGGCGGCGCGCGTTCGGGCAAGTCCGCCGAGGCCGAGCTGCGGCTGCTGGCCCATCCGCACGTGACGTACGTGGCGACCGCGTCGTTCGGGACCGGCGACGCCGAGTGGGCGGCGCGGGTCGAGGCGCACCGGGAACGCCGCCCGCACTGGTGGCGGACGATCGAGACCACCGACCTGGCCGCCGTGCTGCGCACCGGGACGGGGGCGCTGCTGGTGGACAGCATCGGGTCCTGGCTGACCTCCGTGATGGACCGGGCGGGCGCCTGGGAGGACCCCGCGGCCGTGCGCCCGCAGGTGGACGAGCTGGTGGCGGCGTGGCGGTCCACCGCCGCCCGCGTGGTGGCGGTCAGCGACGAGGTCGGGCTGTCGGTGGTGCCGGCGACGCGGGCGGGCCGGCTGTTCCGGGACGCGCTCGGCGAGGTCAACCGGCGGCTGGCGGCCGAGTCCGAGGAGGTCGCGCTGGTGGTGGCCGGGCGGATCATGGAGGCGTGGCGATGA
- a CDS encoding PspA/IM30 family protein — MSVMKRMSMIFKSKANKALDRMEDPRETLDYSYQRQLEMLQKVRRGVADVATSRKRLELQIQQLERQHDKLTEQGRKALQVGREDLAREALQRRAGLDTQLADLRTQYENLQSEEEKLTLASQRLQAKVDAFRTRKETIKATYTAAEAQTKINEAFAGISEEMGDVGLAIQRAEEKTENMKARAGAIDELLASGALEDFSGPRDDIQAELDRMGATAGVELELERMKAELGQGPAPKQLDPGAPQGQAQAEQAPQQQAAPQQPPAQGPWPQQPGGAQ, encoded by the coding sequence ATGAGCGTGATGAAGCGAATGTCGATGATCTTCAAGTCCAAGGCGAACAAGGCGCTGGACCGGATGGAGGATCCTCGCGAGACCCTGGACTATTCCTATCAGCGCCAGCTGGAGATGCTGCAGAAGGTGCGCCGCGGGGTGGCCGACGTCGCGACCTCGCGCAAGCGCCTGGAACTGCAGATCCAGCAGCTCGAGCGGCAGCACGACAAGCTGACCGAGCAGGGGCGCAAGGCGCTGCAGGTGGGGCGCGAGGACCTGGCCCGCGAGGCGCTGCAGCGCCGGGCGGGCCTGGACACCCAGCTGGCGGACCTGCGGACGCAGTACGAGAACCTGCAGAGCGAGGAGGAGAAGCTCACGCTCGCCTCCCAGCGGCTGCAGGCCAAGGTGGACGCCTTCCGCACCCGCAAGGAGACCATCAAGGCCACCTACACCGCGGCCGAGGCCCAGACGAAGATCAACGAGGCGTTCGCCGGGATCTCCGAGGAGATGGGCGACGTCGGCCTGGCCATCCAGCGGGCCGAGGAGAAGACCGAGAACATGAAGGCCCGCGCCGGGGCCATCGACGAGCTGCTGGCCTCCGGTGCGCTGGAGGACTTCTCCGGCCCGCGCGACGACATCCAGGCCGAGCTGGACCGGATGGGCGCCACCGCCGGGGTGGAGCTGGAGCTGGAGCGGATGAAGGCCGAGCTCGGCCAGGGCCCGGCGCCCAAGCAGCTCGACCCGGGCGCCCCGCAGGGCCAGGCCCAGGCCGAGCAGGCGCCGCAGCAGCAGGCCGCGCCGCAGCAGCCGCCGGCGCAGGGCCCGTGGCCGCAGCAGCCCGGGGGTGCGCAGTGA
- the nadA gene encoding quinolinate synthase NadA encodes MTTTPEIGAPGFTEPRLPLLLLGAGTDPDSERGVDCPGELPPASDPELVERARAAKAALGEQVFVLGHHYQRDEVIQFADVTGDSFKLAQQAAARPQAPYVVFCGVHFMAESADILTADHQQVVLPDLAAGCSMADMATFDQVEECWEVLEDMGVADDVVPVTYMNSSADIKAFVGRHGGVVCTSSNARRALDWAYSKGSKVLFLPDQHLGRNTAVLEMGFALEDCVVYNPHRPDGGLTPQQFRDARMLLWRGHCSVHGRFTKQSVDDMRERVPDVNILVHPECRHEVVVEADYIGSTEYIIRTLAEAPAGSSWAVGTELNLVRRLANRHPDKNIMFLDRTVCFCSTMNRIDLPHLVWSLEALARGEVVNRIRVDEETAHYARVALDQMLALP; translated from the coding sequence GTGACCACCACCCCGGAGATCGGCGCCCCCGGCTTCACCGAGCCGCGCCTGCCCCTGTTGCTGCTGGGCGCCGGGACCGACCCGGACAGCGAACGCGGTGTGGACTGCCCCGGCGAGCTGCCGCCGGCCTCCGATCCCGAACTGGTGGAGCGTGCCAGGGCGGCCAAGGCCGCGCTGGGCGAGCAGGTGTTCGTGCTGGGCCACCACTACCAGCGCGACGAGGTGATCCAGTTCGCGGACGTGACCGGCGACTCCTTCAAGCTGGCGCAGCAGGCCGCGGCCCGGCCGCAGGCCCCCTACGTGGTGTTCTGCGGCGTGCACTTCATGGCCGAGTCCGCCGACATCCTCACCGCCGACCACCAGCAGGTGGTGCTGCCCGACCTGGCGGCCGGCTGCTCGATGGCCGACATGGCCACGTTCGACCAGGTCGAGGAGTGCTGGGAGGTCCTGGAGGACATGGGGGTGGCCGACGACGTGGTCCCGGTCACGTACATGAACTCCTCGGCCGACATCAAGGCGTTCGTCGGCCGGCACGGCGGGGTGGTGTGCACTTCCTCCAACGCCCGGCGCGCCCTGGACTGGGCGTACTCCAAGGGATCGAAGGTGCTGTTCCTGCCCGACCAGCACCTGGGCCGCAACACCGCGGTGCTGGAGATGGGCTTCGCGCTGGAGGACTGCGTGGTCTACAACCCGCACCGCCCGGACGGCGGGCTGACCCCGCAGCAGTTCCGCGACGCGCGGATGCTGCTGTGGAGGGGGCACTGCTCGGTGCACGGCCGGTTCACCAAGCAGTCGGTGGACGACATGCGGGAGCGGGTGCCGGACGTGAACATCCTGGTGCACCCCGAGTGCCGGCACGAGGTGGTGGTGGAGGCCGACTACATCGGGTCGACCGAGTACATCATCAGGACCCTGGCGGAGGCCCCGGCGGGCTCGTCGTGGGCGGTCGGCACCGAGCTGAACCTGGTGCGGCGGCTGGCCAACCGGCACCCGGACAAGAACATCATGTTCCTGGACCGCACCGTGTGCTTCTGCTCGACCATGAACCGGATCGACCTGCCCCACCTGGTGTGGTCGCTGGAGGCGCTGGCCCGCGGCGAGGTCGTCAACCGGATCCGGGTGGACGAGGAGACCGCGCACTACGCCCGGGTCGCCCTGGACCAGATGCTGGCCCTGCCGTAA
- a CDS encoding aldo/keto reductase family protein, whose product MEFRHLGRSGLVISEIAYGNWLTHGSQVEEDAAVACVHAALDEGITTFDTADVYAGTRAEEVLGRALKGQRREGLEIFTKVYWPTGPGKNDRGLSRKHIMESVEGSLRRLQTDYVDLYQAHRFDHGTPLEETLRAFDDLVRQGKVLYVGVSEWRAEEIERALKIADEMGFDRIVSNQPQYSMLWRVIEEEIVPLCEREGIGQLVWSPIAQGVLTGKYLPGQPPPAGSRATDEAGGANFIKGMLTDDILTRVQNLRPIAQDLGLSMAQLAVAWVLQNPNVSAAIIGASRPEQVRDNVKAAGVKLDDDVLKRIDDVLGPVVVRDPAKTASPARRP is encoded by the coding sequence ATGGAATTCCGACACCTCGGCCGTAGCGGTCTCGTGATCAGCGAGATCGCGTACGGCAACTGGCTGACCCACGGCTCCCAGGTCGAGGAGGACGCCGCCGTCGCCTGCGTGCACGCGGCCCTCGACGAGGGGATCACCACGTTCGACACCGCCGACGTCTACGCCGGCACCAGGGCCGAGGAGGTGCTGGGCCGGGCGCTGAAGGGCCAGCGGCGCGAGGGCCTGGAGATCTTCACCAAGGTGTACTGGCCCACCGGCCCCGGCAAGAACGACCGCGGGCTGTCGCGCAAGCACATCATGGAGTCGGTGGAGGGCTCGCTGCGCCGGCTGCAGACCGACTACGTCGACCTGTACCAGGCGCACCGGTTCGACCACGGGACCCCGCTGGAGGAGACCCTGCGGGCGTTCGACGACCTGGTGCGGCAGGGCAAGGTGCTGTACGTGGGCGTCTCGGAGTGGCGGGCCGAGGAGATCGAGCGCGCCCTGAAGATCGCCGACGAGATGGGCTTCGACCGGATCGTCTCCAACCAGCCGCAGTACTCGATGCTGTGGCGGGTCATCGAGGAGGAGATCGTCCCGCTGTGCGAGCGGGAGGGCATCGGCCAGCTCGTCTGGTCCCCGATCGCCCAGGGCGTGCTGACCGGCAAGTACCTGCCGGGGCAGCCGCCGCCGGCCGGGTCGCGCGCCACCGACGAGGCGGGCGGGGCCAACTTCATCAAGGGGATGCTGACCGACGACATCCTCACCCGGGTGCAGAACCTGCGGCCGATCGCCCAGGACCTGGGCCTGTCGATGGCGCAGCTGGCGGTCGCCTGGGTGCTGCAGAACCCGAACGTCTCGGCGGCGATCATCGGCGCCTCGCGGCCCGAGCAGGTCCGCGACAACGTCAAGGCCGCCGGGGTGAAGCTGGACGACGACGTGCTCAAGCGCATCGACGACGTGCTCGGGCCGGTCGTCGTGCGGGACCCGGCCAAGACGGCCAGCCCGGCCAGGCGCCCCTGA
- the pspAA gene encoding PspA-associated protein PspAA translates to MIVRIMGEGQLDVSSADLASLQELDGAVEAAIEAGDEPAFRSALHALLDNVRAVGKPLPADSLEPSELILPPADSDMDEVRKMLGDEGLIPD, encoded by the coding sequence GTGATCGTCCGGATCATGGGGGAGGGACAGCTGGACGTCTCCTCCGCCGATCTGGCCTCCCTCCAGGAGCTCGACGGGGCGGTCGAGGCCGCCATCGAGGCCGGGGACGAGCCGGCGTTCCGCAGCGCGCTGCACGCGCTGCTGGACAACGTGCGGGCCGTCGGCAAGCCGCTGCCGGCCGACAGCCTGGAGCCCTCGGAGCTGATCCTGCCGCCGGCCGACTCCGACATGGACGAGGTCCGCAAGATGCTGGGCGACGAGGGGCTCATCCCCGACTGA
- a CDS encoding HesB/IscA family protein encodes MTVESTQGTTEQVTGVILTDAAASKAKALLEQEGREDLALRVAVQPGGCSGLIYQLFFDEREMDGDLVQDFDGLAVRVDRMSAPYLAGATIDFVDTIEKQGFTIDNPNATGSCACGDSFN; translated from the coding sequence ATGACGGTAGAGAGCACGCAGGGGACCACCGAGCAGGTCACTGGCGTCATCCTCACCGACGCGGCGGCGAGCAAGGCCAAGGCTCTGCTGGAGCAGGAGGGCCGCGAGGACCTGGCGCTGCGTGTCGCCGTGCAGCCGGGCGGCTGCTCCGGGCTGATCTACCAGCTCTTCTTCGACGAGCGTGAGATGGACGGCGACCTGGTGCAGGACTTCGACGGCCTGGCCGTGCGGGTGGACCGGATGAGCGCCCCGTACCTGGCCGGCGCCACCATCGACTTCGTCGACACCATCGAGAAGCAGGGCTTCACCATCGACAACCCGAACGCCACGGGCTCGTGCGCGTGCGGCGACAGCTTCAACTGA
- a CDS encoding DUF3043 domain-containing protein: MFRRRTETAPAEQPPQPVKPGGKGRPTPKRSEAQKRRRQYITAPRDRKEAYRRFRERQAQNREKVREGMKKGDERYLLKRDRGPVRKFARDYVDGRRTFGSYLMYAMFVIVLLSFVRTPITALLMLFGPPLLLLVVLLEGFWISSRVKRLTAERFPGEDRKGVGLYAAVRAMQIRRFRVPEPQVGVGERVEARDRG, from the coding sequence GTGTTCCGACGTCGCACCGAGACCGCCCCCGCCGAGCAGCCTCCCCAGCCGGTCAAGCCGGGAGGCAAGGGCCGTCCCACGCCCAAGCGCAGCGAGGCCCAGAAGCGGCGGCGCCAGTACATCACCGCGCCCCGCGACCGCAAGGAGGCCTACCGGCGGTTCCGCGAGCGCCAGGCGCAGAACCGCGAGAAGGTCCGCGAGGGCATGAAGAAGGGCGACGAGCGGTACCTGCTCAAGCGCGACCGGGGCCCGGTCCGCAAGTTCGCCCGCGACTACGTCGACGGCCGGCGCACGTTCGGGTCCTATCTGATGTACGCGATGTTCGTCATCGTGCTGCTCAGCTTCGTCCGGACCCCGATCACCGCGCTGCTGATGCTGTTCGGCCCGCCGCTGCTGCTGCTGGTGGTGCTGCTGGAGGGCTTCTGGATCAGCTCGCGGGTCAAGCGGCTGACCGCCGAGCGCTTCCCCGGCGAGGACCGCAAGGGCGTGGGCCTGTACGCGGCGGTGCGGGCCATGCAGATCCGCCGGTTCCGCGTCCCCGAGCCGCAGGTCGGGGTGGGCGAGCGGGTCGAGGCGCGCGACCGCGGCTGA